The genomic stretch ttatttcaaaagcaattttaaataaaaagagattaaaaataaaataatactgtCGAAAATGGAAACAATATATTGTACACGAACTGGGTTTCTTCAGTTCGTGTACTATACATACACGACACACACACATTCACACACattcatgcatatatacatactagcTTGAGttctatttctttatttcatatttatctCTTGTTAATATATGTTTGTGTTATTTTGTTTAGTTACCACTACCTTAAAActtgttatgaattgcttagtTTGTGTATTATCTAATATTAGTGTCTAGTTGCTTGTTGTTTTATATTGCGTGCCGTAtgatcttgtatatatatctaccTATCTAAGTGAAGGAGGAAccaaagaatataataatatatggaatTGGTTTGGAGATTTTCGATTCTCTTATCTCTCTTTTCTGGAGTTGGCTGTCACTCGAAGCATAGTTATGTTTTTTCGTTCTCTCCAACTTTTTAAGTTTAGCTCTTGATTTGAAGAGTATTCCGTACAAGAAATTTACAATTCTTTCACTAATTTCCCTACATCCATACAATTTTCTCTTACTTTCAAAAGTGATCCACTTTCACAtctcattataattataatataataacaaaataatattataataaataaataaattaaataaaaaagtacaaaaaGTGTCTTGAAAGCTTTCAAGCCACAtaggatttttaaaaaattaattaaaaaaaatccacatAAGTTTGAAAGTGGGTGCTAAACTTGTTAGGATAAAAATATACCGCCTATCtagcaaaaattaaatttgtggaATATTGAGCTTCGACTTATCCATCCATGAAGCACTTTGCGTTTGGATTTTGTATACTACAGTACAAAGAGGGTAATTGACCCAtcacaatttttatttcaaataaatcGAAAGAAAGGAatcttaaataaaaataatcaagccCAATGGGGAGGCCCAACAAGCATGGGAaagcaacaaattaaataccagttgttatatcatggaccatttTCCAAAAGCGGCAccatttctttaagtaaagaaacggttgTCGTCAAGTCTTAACGGGGATCcataaatgaaattacagttcatctcaaatgatattgcttcacatttgtttttatattatcaaatgaaattgtagttatatcaaaataaaattgtagttgtgttgaaaggaaactgcagtgtatataaaatgaaactgaataacattttcatatatttgagtgtatattgtccaatgaaaccgtagttatatcgaaatgatattgtagttgtgttgaaagaaaactgcagtgtattataaaataaactatagttgtgttgaaaggaaactgaataacagtttcacatatttgagtgtataatgtcgaatgaaaatgtagttgtgttgaaagggaactgcagtgtatataaaatgtagTTGAATAAGTTATACACATAGAGTTAACAGTGCGGAACGGACGAAGACCCGTtggatttacaaaaaaaattaaaaattaaaaatattgatagATTACCCAAAATGTTTCACACTAGCTAGAATCAATTAGGgtatgcttttttcttttttttttctttttttttttttgttttgagtactattgactctgttacaatatagtatggCTCCAACCcaagcgaacgtgggtggacctggaccgttaaacgaacggagaaagaccccgtgaaatttaccaaaaaaaaatgtagtatggctcgaactcactctcatcatccatgtgggagtgtaaaccgggacaccggtgTCCCGGGTGCCACTAGAACACAAGCTAGAATCAATTAGGGTATGTTGTAAACGAAGATTTGCAATCTTTATTAATAAACTAGTATGTAAGTTGGATTGTCCCATCTCATTTCGTTAAATATAAGTGCTAATAACCTTGTCGTCTAGTGATACCAAGTAACTCTCACAATCCGGAAGTAATTGGTTCAAGCCCTAATACCATTTTTTAATACTCAATACTTTATTACAAATCCACAAACATTGCAGTAAACCAGTAGTGGGTTTATTTTACGCCAACAGGCAACAAGCGATTAAACAAATTCAGAATTTCAATGGAACAAAACAGAACTGAAATGCAAAAAACTATGAGGAacatatatacaattatatatatatatatatatatatatatatatatatagccctcTAGCTACGAGGCTTCTTTCGGGGCATTTTGTTTTGAATGAGGATGAGGAGGGGCAGATTATGCAACTTTTGGAGATTTGTTCGAGTACAAGCAACTCAGCTTCCATGTCACTGCCATTCACAAAAATCACAATCAAGTAATTAATGAAACTGTTAGGGTGAAGAACTAAGTCCAACATCCTGCCGCTCGAAAATGtgaccttataaaaaaaataatattatttaatttttaataaataaatataagagaAGCCATTGATTGTCCAGCTCGAACAACTGGTGTATGTCTTCTTCACGGATAATTGTAGCTGTCCGAAGAGGACAACAACGACCGTCTAAGGAAAACGGCCATCACAACGGGtgactttctttttttaaataatattttttaatttttaataaataaattatttttaaaaaataaaataaaaaaagacacATATCAACAAGCAACTTACTCATAGCTTGTGTCACTCTTCTCCCATCTGGGGACACGAATCTTGTAGGCCTCACAATTTTGGGCCGTCGACAAGCATATCCTCCGCCGCTCCCCGGCGCTTCAAAGGTGAAATTCTTGGGCAAGCTGACGGTTGTATTGGTGCTTCCGGCTTGCCCAACAGCGAGTTGGAATCCACTCACGGCGGCTCTAGATCCATTCCTGCCCCACGAGCTAAGCACCCCACCTTTGCAGCAGTTTTCTACCTGCTGGTTGTAAGGAGTACCGGGCAGCAAGTCCACAACTTCCGGAGCCCTCCGACAGGAATGTGGGATGTTTCCTTTGAATCTGGAACAATCTCCTTGCATTGTTGTTTGAGCTCCTATCATAGTCCATATCACCTCGTACTTTGCCCATCTCCATCCCAATGTCCAACCTGGTTCTCGGATCTTTCTCAACCTCTGATAGTTGTATATGGTCACAACCGCCTGTCAAATTTCACAATTGCAATCAATGTAGAAGGTCTAAGCGTTAGTCAGGCGTTTGGAGGTGCCTAGCTAAAGCCTAGATGGGcagtaataatattaagaaaaacacaataatgtacaccaaaaaaaaaatataaaacacttAGTCAAGTTGGGTGTCGAGTTGACTGATTCAAGCGCTTAGAGTGTCTACTGAGAGTTGAGTTTGGCTGACTCAGAAGTCAAGTTGCCCAATTTGGACATCTAGACAGCCTAGCTAGTCGACCGACTAAGAGCATTCATAGTagtagtgttttttttaatggttttttAGGTTACACATAGGAGAGAGAAGCATggagataaaaattaaaaaaaaaaacaaaacaaaacaaaacaagagGGACAAAAAGCTGACaaagtaaaagaaaacaaagttgAATATTGATTTCTTCAGAGTGGCTGCCCGCTGCGGCCAATCTGAAGCGCCCTAACGGGCAGTGCGCACCAAGCACGCCtgccatcttcttcttcttttttttcttttttttttttaaatttatttctttagttCTGACAAATTTCATTTCTTGTCAAGTAAATTTTGCCAAAAAACATCCTCTCATATTAGTTCATTTCATACTGTACAACACCAGTTTTTTGTCcactaaaaatcaaataaaatctaTTGTTATGAATGCTCTAATGTTTGCCAAAGAGTAAGATCTCCTTAGTCTAGGAGCGCTTAGCGCTTAATCCACGCCTAGGTAGATTTTACAACAATGATTGAAATACAATATGATCAACTAACAAACATGAGGAAATGAAAACAAATCTTTAGATTCACTccagaaaattgaaaatatattacttgtctcaactaaaatattaaattgatcGAATAtgcttaacaaaaaaaatgtagatGAGCTTACAACGTAGCCATCGGCTGTCCAGGAGATGACATCCCAATTTATGGTGATGTTTCCACCATGGTTAAGATCATGACTGGTAGCATCTGGGAGAGATCCAAAAGgggaaaatgtcaaaagggaaTAAAATTGAAAGTACACAAAGAAGATGATAGTGCATTACACATTACAGTACAGTAGAAATGAAgtaattacaatataattacCAGTAGATGAGAAGCTGAAGCAGCAAGTGAAGAAGGCCAGCACTAGCAGAAGTAGTATAGACCTGGAAAAGCCCATCTCCAAAATTAgaagaaggaattgaaattattggcAAATTGCAACACCTTCTTTAAAGACTTGATAAAGTTGACTTAGTCCACGGAGCTGTCATGTTTGAATTTATGAGCTTGTAGAATTGCGGGTCCCGGGGCATGAGCtgtaattttagaatttgtgttattgttttgtataatttattaataggTAGTGGCAAGTCAAACATGAGGGGGACATGGTTGTCTTGAGGATGACAAGAAAGTAACCCTGAACAATTTAACTAGtagcaaaaatgaaatttgttaTAAGAGATCAAGAATCGAGTCTTATCAATAATAGTATGAGACCAACATCGTAAAATTAATAGAATTTTTTGTGTGTAATAAGTAAAAATCTAACCTCTGTTGATTAGTTAAATCATCATGATTTATCTCTCAATAAATTGTTAAGTTAGAGTGTGAAAACACTTGAATGAGCGATTTCAATATCAGGCCAGCAAGGGTTAATATTAACTAATTTAATTGAGAATGCACCTTAAGACATTTGGTTTCTTCTGCCACCATTTCTTGGTTGTCTTTTGTTGTTTACTCTGAGGAATAAGCTTAGCTTCCATGTCAACTACTCTCAGGCTCTGCttggcaaagcttatttaggagcttatagcttattttaagctactaataagctataagctctgtttggtaatgttcctaaaataagctagtagcttaaaataagagcttatttttgaacgctacctaaggtagcgtttcaaaataagctagtagcttcctaacttttttttttcatctttaaccttattattttaaaggaatgacatcatttacccttcccaattaaaacctttttggctaaacctttttgactttttctcttcaatatgtttgattgtaatttaaatttgacatttgtgtttgaacattgatttttgtatgaactaatcttatgaattataaacattttgtttctttatatgttttcaaatatatgttcttactttatattttattaaaatatattgatttcactattttatattttaatatataaacaaacttatttaaatttaaaactatttaaattgtatgaagatgtcctttttagtctttttacatttatcagcttatcaaaaagctaattttaccaaacacttttaagcataacagctctttagatttcagcttcgagcttatagcttttcaattttcagctacttttcagttttcggctaccttttcagctatgtttgccaaacatagcctcaatctctctctctcttcattttcttttagttttcttttttccGAACTAGAATTTTGTGGATTTTGTCCATCAAAAGTTTATGATGATAATCAGtccttttttttcccccttctcaaattaaaaatatagaatTTTGTCTACATACTTTCTATCCATCAAAATTTGGTTATGTTCACTTTCAATGAACTGAATAGGAATGAAAATGCATATTTGGTAGCATTTTCTTTTACTATTTGGATTTAGTTTTGACTTATGATTGACTTGCCAGCCAAACTTGTTTTGAAAATGTCCATGTATTACCAGATGAAAGTTTGAGTATGCATGTGCTTTGAGTATTttagaaacaaaattatatattttgtttgggTTAAAACGCtatttccaatttttattaatatatagtaTTTGGATCAACTATATTTTAAGAAAGGGTCACATTTGTGGATCTGTGatacgggtcgggtcaatataaaaatataatatttatactgaaaaatgtcacaataatactaatacagaataaaatgtttgttccATATAAGGggaagtgtaatatttttacattttaatgttggcaagtatttgttatttataagagaaaatataatacttatgaagtaaatgtaatacttttaaatcaaaatgtgaaattattacattttttcatataacactttattcctgattagtattctatttttcagtataagtatttcattttcattttgagacgatcttacacaagtttttgcctttaaatAATAATGCATTACAAATAGATTGATTTAATTGATTACTATGTACATAAATTGCATATTTGATTTATGGAATAAATCTAAAATGACACAATGAATTAATAGATAATACCATGTTATGAGTGAACACTGCGAGAAAAAATCACATATCACTTACTCCGTAATATacttcaataaaatatttaatgtaaaaaaaaaaattaattaattgtgatatcaatttgtaattttaaattaggCCATAAGCTCAAATGGGGTATAAATACTCGGCTAACCGTCGGAGCCGTTCTTTGAACGAAAACTGGAAAAGTCAACCAAAATTTCTCTTGGAGTCGCACGGCTCCATTGTGTTTCTGCTCCAAGAAACCTGTAATTCGAATATTCCTACTTCTAATTAGCAGTCATCTCTTTGGATTTCGATTTTGAGCAAGTTGTTTGATAATCATAAtcctctttcttttctttaattttgggAACCCTTAAGTTTGAGAGTACAAAAAGTTTTTGGATTTTGTACTTGCTGAATTGGCGTTTCTCCCTAATGGACGTAAATGCTCGATCTAGCCCAAGTTTCCAAACCGAGATTAATTGGGACAAGTAAGAATctcttagattttttattttttattttttgtttcatacTACTATCTCTTCAATTCTGTATGCCAATCGTAGAGAAAATGCCATGATTTTATTGATTTGGATTGATGAAGTGTTTAATTATGGAAATAATCTATTTTGCTGTTTCCTTTTGCAGTTTAATCACTGTTATGAAGTTATCATTATTCGCACTCTTTGTTAAATTTTGCAGCTGAATTCTTATTTCCTGTAGATTTTATAGATTTGTTCATATTGCCCACCTTTCCTGCAGGCTTGATAAAACTAAGTTTTATCTGgtaggagctgggatcttttCTGGGCTCACGGTTGCCCTATATCCCATTTCAGTTGTCAAGACAAGATTGCAGGTGGCTGACCATTATGCTGCAGAAAAGAATGCGTTTTCAGTCTTCAGGGGAATCTTAAGAACGGATGGGATTCCCGGTTTGTATAGAGGTTTTGCTACAGTTGTTACGGGTACGATTCCTGTAAGGATTATATATCTAACAGCATTGGAGACAACCAAAGTAGCTGCCTTAAAGATGGTTGAACCATTCAAGTTGTCAGAACCAGCTCAGGCAGCCATAGCAAATGGTGCAGGTGGATTGGTGGCATCGCTTTGTTCACAGTCTGTTTTTGTCCCGGTTGATGTGGTATGCTGTTCTTGTCCTAGGGTTTACTTGTCAGGATACTGCATTAAATTCCATACTGCATTGACTTTCAAATGATCAACTTAATGATTAATTGGATTGGGTTTTGCAATCTTATTCATATATGCATTTGCCAAACCTTACTTCTATTGTCTCTTGAACTGATGTTGGCTTTATGGACTTATCAAAGATATATCTATAAGATATATTTAACAGTCTAAGTATATTGTTTTTTGGCTTTGATTGGCTTCATTTATGCTGCATGTGAATATCTTGGAATGTTGGATCATTCTTTGCTGAATGAATTTCGTTGATATTATGTGAGTAACTTATCAAATTGGATGATGAAGGTTAGCCAAAGGTTAATGGTGCAAGGATACTCAGGCCATGCTAACTACAGTGGGGGCTTTGACGTTGCTCGTAAAATTCTGAAGTCTGAAGGCATTCGTGGCTTATATAGGGGATTCGGTCTCTCTGCTATAACTTATGCCCCGTCAGGTGCAGTTTGGTGGGGAAGCTATGGCTCAAGTCAGCGCTTCATATGGAGGTGAGACATGCATTCTCATTTCATATAGATGTAGATGTATAATGCTGAATTGCCGATTTGTTGAACCACATTTTCTGAGTATACCTTTTCCTCCTCTTTTTCCTCTTCATTCCTTGAGTACCTCTAGATTAAGGAATAACAATGCATGTTAcacaatattttattcttttctgCTAAT from Ipomoea triloba cultivar NCNSP0323 chromosome 12, ASM357664v1 encodes the following:
- the LOC115998680 gene encoding protein COBRA-like: MGFSRSILLLLVLAFFTCCFSFSSTDATSHDLNHGGNITINWDVISWTADGYVAVVTIYNYQRLRKIREPGWTLGWRWAKYEVIWTMIGAQTTMQGDCSRFKGNIPHSCRRAPEVVDLLPGTPYNQQVENCCKGGVLSSWGRNGSRAAVSGFQLAVGQAGSTNTTVSLPKNFTFEAPGSGGGYACRRPKIVRPTRFVSPDGRRVTQAMMTWKLSCLYSNKSPKVA
- the LOC115998396 gene encoding solute carrier family 25 member 44-like, with the translated sequence MDVNARSSPSFQTEINWDKLDKTKFYLVGAGIFSGLTVALYPISVVKTRLQVADHYAAEKNAFSVFRGILRTDGIPGLYRGFATVVTGTIPVRIIYLTALETTKVAALKMVEPFKLSEPAQAAIANGAGGLVASLCSQSVFVPVDVVSQRLMVQGYSGHANYSGGFDVARKILKSEGIRGLYRGFGLSAITYAPSGAVWWGSYGSSQRFIWRHLFGSDQSQHAPTEGMIVAVQAAGGIIAGATASCITTPFDTIKTRLQVMGHGDNKPTARQVVKQLIAEDGWTGLYRGLGPRFFSMSAWGTSMILAYEYLKRLCASND